In Vibrio alginolyticus NBRC 15630 = ATCC 17749, the sequence TGCGCCCGTTGCTAATGCAAGGCAGCGCCGGCATGAATACCCTTATGATTTTCTTCTCATTACTGGGTGGTCTGCATCTGTTTGGTTTGATTGGTCTTATCTACGGCCCACTTATTTTTGCCGTGACCATGGTACTGTTTAATATCTACGAGGAAGAATTCAAAGACTTCCTTAACCAACAAGACAACAGCTAGTCACCGCTTAATCACTTCAAGCTTGGGGCAGATTGTGCGAAAATCTGCCCCAAATTATTTCTGATGAACCAAATTTATGTCTGCTTATATCGCTCCTAGCCAAATAGCTCAGCGCCAACTTGAATACTTCAACGGAAAACACGTTTTAGTCGCGGGTGAAGTTGAAGACCTATTTCCTCTTGAGTTAGTAGCTCATTGTGAGTCTGTTGAAGTGTTTACTTCCAACTATAGCTACTACCGCCAAATTCAAACCTCTGACAAAGTGAAAAGTCATTTTGGCTCTGTGTTTGATGTTGAAACAAAAGCAGACATGGTCCTTTTATACTGGCCAAAAGCAAAAGCCGAAGCAGAATACTTGCTGGCGATGTTGATGGCGAAACTGGGCATTAACACCGAAATCGTCATCGTTGGTGAAAACCGCTCCGGCATCAAGAGCATCGAGAAGATGTTCCAAGAATACGGCCCTGTGAACAAGTACGACTCTGCTCGTCGCTGCTCATTTTACTGGGGTAATTGCCTCAATGAACCAAAACCTTTCAACCAAGCAGATTGGTTTAAGTCTTACACTGTTACACTCGGTGAGCAGTCGCTAGCGGTTAAGAGCCTACCTGGCGTATTCAGCCATGGCGAGTTCGACTTAGGTAGCCGATTGCTGCTTGAAACCTTACCTAAGCTGTCGGGCAAAGTGCTCGACTTTGGTTGTGGTGCAGGTGTACTCGGTGCGTTTATGGCGAAAGCGAATCCAGAGATCGCGATTGAGATGTGTGACATTAATGCTTATGCGATCACTTCTAGCCAAGCCACATTAGAAGCGAATGGTTTATCCGGACGCGTATTTGCATCAGATATATACTCGGATACCGCAAAAGACTACCGCTTTATCGTCAGCAACCCGCCATTCCACAGTGGTCTAGACACAAATTACAACGCAGCGGAAACCTTGTTGGGTCAGGCACCACAATATTTAACCAAAGACGGCGAAATGGTGATTGTCGCGAATAGTTTCTTAAAATACCCACCAATTATCGAGCGGGCGTTTAATAATTGCGAGACGCTAAATAAGACCAATAAATTTTCTATCTACTACGCGAAAAAATCATAACTTCCCCCCGCGCGGGCACAAACCTGCGCGATTTTTTCTCATAAATTCAACACTCATAAGAAAAACTGCGTCACCCTGCACGCTTTACAACTAACTTTCTTGTCAAAGAAAAAAACTCGTTAATTTTGTTAATTCTATCTAGTTGAACATCTTATCCGTTTTTAACGAGAACCTCGGCAGCGAAGTATGTTTTAGAACTGCCCATTATGAGTTGTAATCTTATCCATGTTTAAATTCTACAAAAAACAGAAATTTAAGCGCCTTCAGAGTACACTGATGACCGCATTTCTGGTGCTCAGTATCACACCTCTTACCATTACTGCGATCTTTTTCTTGCAGTCCCACAGTAAAGATCTGCAAGAACAAAGCACCTCGCACTTACTGTCTGTTCGAGATACAAAACAGCAGCAAATCATCGACTACTTTGAGGCACGAGAAACCGAAGTCATGGGCTTTGTGCGCTCAGAGTTGGCTTACGCCAGTGGTGGCCGATTCTACGGTCTCGTCAATGCTTTTAGTCGTTTAGGCAATGATATTGAAGAGTCTCGTAAAAACGCCCAACAGCGCTACATCGAGGGCAGCGGAGACCAAATCAAAACCTCAACGTTACCCGAGTCATCCAACTATGTAGGAAGTGAACGTTACCGGCTTTTACATAAACGCTATCATTGGGCCTACTTAGAGCTCCTCAAGCGCTCTGATTTTAATGACATTTTGCTGGTCGACATCAATGGTAACGTCACCTACTCGATCAACAAAGACGATAACTACGGAACGAACTTGTTATCAGGCCCCTACAAAGACTCGGCACTTGGCAAAACTTTCAAGCGTCTCGCCGATGATGTGACTGAACGTCGAAAAGTAAACGAAGACTACACTCCTGTGATTGTGTCTGACTTCGAGCTGGAAGGGGGGAAATCAGTCGCTTGGCTAGGTGCACCAATTGTTCAGCAAGGTTATCTACACAGCTATGCCATGTTCCGCTTGCCAAATAATGGCATCACTAAGTTAGCCGCAGACGCCAACCGAGAGTCATCAATTAACACCTTGCTGGTTGGAAATGATCACCAACCTCGCACAATTAACACGAAACAAGACGATATTAAGAACAGTTTAGAAGTGATCGATAAAGCACTCTCTGGTGCATTTGGTGTCGGCACTTACACAAACGGTTTAGGTGAAGAGATCATCGCGGCTTATGCACCGATTGAAACTCGTGGTGTGATTTGGGCGCTCGTCGTACAGTTACCAGAAAACGAAGCTTTCGCTCGTATCCATCAACTCGAAAAACTATTCGTTATCGCTATGTTGATCGCCATTATCCTTGTGGTGATCGCTTCTCACTATTTATCAAACTTTATCACTTCTCCGTTGCTGAAATTGACTTGGGTTGCCGAAAAGGTCTCTGCAGGTGATCTTGATGACACGTCTTTTAATACGGTTCGTAAAGATGAAATTGGTCGGCTTGCGTTAAGCTTTGAACGAATGCAACGCTCTATTCGAGAGAAGATTCAAACCATTAAGAAGCAAAATGAAGAACTAGAAAGCAACATACAGATCATTCAAAAACAGAATGAAGAACTGCAATTGGCCGATAAATTAAAAGATGAATTCTTAGCCACGACTTCTCATGAACTTCGTACACCGTTACACGGCATGGTCGGGATTGCTGAAACCTTAGCGTCCGGCGCCAATGGCGCGATCCCCGCTAGCCAGAAATATCAGCTTGATATCATCATTAAAAGTGGTCAGCGTCTCGCTAATCTAGTCGATGACTTGTTGGATTATCATAAAATGCGTTATGGAAGCATGGATATCCAGAAATCAGCAGTGAGTTTGGGCAGTGCAACACGATTGGTTTTAGAGCTTTCTAGCCATTTACTTGGAAGTAAAACCATCCGCATCATCAACCAAGTCCCAGCGGATTTAAAAGCAGTGTCAGCTGACCCGCAACGCCTTGAACAAGTGCTATATAACCTGATTGGCAATGCGATTAAATACACCTCAGAAGGTAAAATTGTTATCTCCGCTAATGTGGTAGATGATCATGTACGCGTACAAGTCGTGGATACTGGACAAGGAATTCCCGCAGAACAACTTGAACATATTTTTGAACCACTCATCCAAGCAGGGCAAGACGCGAGCCGTTATCGTCAAGGTGCAGGACTTGGGCTCTCCATTAGCCGTCAATTGATCGAATTAATGGGAGGCTCGTTATACGTCAGTAGCCAACCAATGGTCGGAACTACCTTCAGTTTCACTTTACCGCTCGCCAGTGAAGAAGAAATCCAAGCAACTCAGACTCTAGCTGCGCACGGGCACTTCCAAATTCCTGAAGTTAATGTAGAGAACAGTGAAGACTTATCACTTCCAGAGAACCCAGACGGCCCGTTACTGTATGTTGCTGACGATGAACCAGTAAACTTACGCGTGCTTGAAAGCTTTTTACGTTTAGAGGGCTATCGTGTGCGTACCGTCTCCGATGGGCCAGAAACGTTAGCGCTCGTCGAGCAAGAGAAGCCGGAACTTCTGTTATTGGATATCATGATGCCAGGCATGAGCGGCTACCAAGTTTGTAGTGAACTACGTGAAACCTATGATCATGCCGAGTTGCCAATCATTATGCTCACCGCACTCAGTCAAACAGAAGATCGTGTAAGAGGTTTTGAGGCAGGAGCCAACGACTATTTATCGAAACCATTTAATAAACAAGAGTTGGCGGCACGTATCCAAGCGCATTTAACGGCAAGTAAAGCAGAAATGCGCCATATGGAAAACAAAGTGCTAGAGTCTGAACTTAGACAGCGTGCAGTCGTTGAAGCAAGCTTACTTGAGACTCAAGGTCGTTTGTTGGAACAGCTAGAATCGGCTCCTGAAGCTATCATCTGTCTACGTGAAGACAAGCGTATTCGCTTTGCTAACGAAGCTGCTTGTAAGCTATTCAAGCGCAGCTTAGAACAGCTAAAGCGCTCATCTGCTGATGAGCTGATTGCCCCTAAATATCTGACCGTCAAACAACCTCATTACTGTGGCAAGATTGATATCTATATTGAAGATATTCGTCAGAACATCGAAGCAGACATTCTTAAGCTCCCTGAAGGTTCAGGGTTAGATATCATGTACATCTTTAATGTCGGCGGTGGAGCCAGTGCCGCTCGCATACATAATCTAGAAACCGCCGTAGAAGTGCTTTCAAGTTATGCATTTGATGGTGACAAAGACCAATTGCAAAAGCTAAAAGAGCTTGGCGGAGAATTTACGCGCCTTGCAGACAAAGCGCTCGGTAATAAAAAAGACAAGCAAGAACTTATGCGAGAAGTTCTAGTAGACGCAATGACACATGCTTTAGAGTATTGGGAATCTGTAACGGGTGAAAGTAAGTTCGCATTTGCAGAGCAAAGTGGCTTGTGGCGCGTTTATCTAGACCGAAGTACTTTACAAACACGCACCTTAGATAAATACATGCGTATAGAAACATTACCCAAAACACCACGTTGGAGAACGGTGCTAAGCTCGATAGAGTTCATTCTCGAACACTGCAAAGAACAGAGCCCCGAGAGAGCATACATAGAAGCACAACGAGATAAATTACAGCGACTATTGACCAGCTAATATTTATCAAAAAAACTAGCCCAGCGTGCATGCTGGGCTTTTTTGTTATTCGAGTATTCCCTTCCTAGAGATAAAAGAGACCGCCTCTTCCTACCCCATTACCATATTTCCAATAACGAACATTTGGTTAGACAACGCTATCTATTGTTGGTCTTCAAAACGTACGACCTTATCCATTTAACTTGTCTTAACTAGGTAAGTTCGAGCAACCGAAAAAACTTCATTCATATAATAAAAAAAGGACAACAAACGGAAGAAAACTGTCGATAAAAAAGGCCATTTTTCAGATAACAAGCGGATTTTGACGAACTATTGATAGAGATTGCGAACTTAATCACAACAGAACGGCAGATTAATTTTTAGCTGATTAATTAACACCATTTCTGCATGTGAGCGAGATCTCCGAACCTAGAAAACAAGCAGGAAACGTATATTTAAAAAGGACCAGCAGGTTAGTAATCACCAACACTTATTATTAACAAGGATATAAACTGCGACGCATATCAACGTTTATTTTTTGGCCCAATGCTGGTTAAAATTAGCCAAAATAACGTTTATAACGGAGAGCTCAGAGATTTTAACGTTTTTAACGGGAATCAAGTTTGATTATTTTATGGATAAGGTGTTTTCTTACTCCTGCCTAAGGCCTACAGGCCACTCTTGGCGAAACTCAATGTTGTAATGAGTAAGGCATGTACAAGAGGTAGGTCTTAGAGAGTGTTTATCAATTGATGACATTCAATTCCATTTAGTGAAATGAAAGCAAATAGTAAGGAACAGCTATGCTTGCCAATATTAAAAAAACAGCACTAGCAACAGCAATTATTGCAACGGCTACTACAGGTTTTGCATCGGTAGCTACTGCGGCTGAACGCAGTGAACTGACTATCCACCCTAAAGAGTTTACAACTTTCGTTCGTAACTTTAACCCTTTCTTGGGTGCAACTAACCTGCACACAACAACCGACTTTATTTACGAGCCGCTCGTTGTTTTTAACGAAATGCACGGTAACACGCCTGTATTTCGTCTAGCAGAAAACTTTACCATGGCTGATGACCTGATGAGCGTAACCTTCGATATCCGTAAGGGCGTAAAATGGTCTGATGGCAAAGCGTTTACCGCTGATGATGTTGTTTATTCTTTCAACCTAGTTAAAGAGAAGCCAGAGCTAGACCAATCTGGTATCAACTCTTGGGTGACTGGCGTAGAAAAAGTTAACGACTACCAAGTTAAATTCCGTCTAAGCGAAGCAAACTCAAACGTTCCTTACGAAATTGCGAAAGTACCAGTCGTACCTAAGCACGTATGGAGCAAAGTAAAAGATCCAGCAACATTCACAAACGAAAATCCAGTAGGCAGTGGTCCATTTACTGAAATCGACACTTTCACACCGCAGCTATATATCCAGTGTGAGAACCCGAATTATTGGGATGCTGACAACCTAGATGTAGATTGTCTGCGTGTGCCACAAATCGCGAACAACGACCAATTCTTGGGCAAAATCGTTAACGGCGAAATGGACTGGACGTCTTCATTCGTACCAGACATCGACCGTACGTACGCTGCAGCAAGTCCGAATCACCACTACTGGTACCCACCAGCGGGTACTCAAGCATTTGTAGTGAACTTCAAAAACCCAGACGCTGCGAAAAACGAAGCACTAACTAACGTTGACTTCCGTCGTGCGTTCTCTATGGCGCTAGACCGTCAAACTATCATTGATATCGCTTTCTACGGCGGCGGTACAGTGAACGACTTCGCATCTGGCCTTGGCTACGCATTCGAAGCTTGGTCTGATGAAGAGACGCACAACAAGTACAAAGGCTACAACACATACAACGCGGAAGGTGCGAAAAAGCTTCTAGCTAAAGCTGGCTTCAAAGATGTAAACAAAGATGGCTTTGTGGATACACCATCTGGCAAGTCTTTCGAGCTTCTAATTCAATCACCAAACGGTTGGACTGACTTCAACAACACAGTACAACTAGCCGTTGAGCAACTAGCAGAAGTGGGCATTAAAGCTCGTGCTCGTACACCGGACTTCTCGGTATACAACCAAGCAATGCTAGAAGGTACTTACGACGTTGCTTACACCAACTACTTCCACGGTGCAGATCCACACTTGTACTGGGATAGTGGCTACAACTCGAAGCTACAAGCTGGTGACGGCATGCCTCGCTTTGCAATGCACTTCTACAAGAACGATAAGCTAGACGGTCTTCTTAACAGCTTCTACAAGACAGCAGATAAGCAAGAACAGCTAGAGATCGCTCATGGCATTCAGAAGATCATTGCTCAGGACCAAGTAACTATTCCTGTGCTATCTGGCGCGTACATGTACCAATACAACACAACTCGCTTCACTGGTTGGTGGAACGAAGAAAACCCTAAGGGCCGTCCAAACATTTGGGCAGGTATCCCAGAGCGTCTACTTCACGTACTGGACCTAAAACCAGTTAAATAAGTAGAAGTTCATTTCAAGCGGCATACATCCCGTGTGCCGCCTATAAAAATCCCTTGTTAACGAAACCAATATGTGGCGCTCGTCGTCAGGGGATTTTTCGCTCTAAATTTCGCTAGGAGCGACCTGAAACCAGAAACAGGGAAAAATCTGGGTGAGTAAGGTGTGAGTTATGGGTTATTTTTTAAGACGTTTGTCGTTCTATCTTGTCGCGCTCTTAGTTGCAGCGACGTTAAACTTTATTATTCCGCGAGCAATGCCTGGTGACCCAGTTACCATGATGTTTGCTAATGCTTCAGTACAGGTGACTCCAGAACGAATCGCAGCAATGAAAGAACTGCTCGGTTTCGTTGATGGGCCAATTTACATTCAGTACTTCTCGTACATTAAAAACATTCTAAGTTGGGAATTGGGCACCTCAATCCAGTTCTACCCACTTTCAGTTAATTCTTTACTAGGTAGTGCATTTGGCTGGTCACTATTTCTAGCTGGTACTGCGGTTGTACTTTCTTTCTCCATCGCTTCTGTCCTTGGTATTTTTGCCGCCTGGAAGCGCGGTAGTAAGTACGATGCATTCGTAACGCCTGGCACATTGATCATTCAAGCTATTCCACAAATGGTTATCGCAATGTTAGCGCTGTTTACCTTTGCGATTGGCCTGAAATGGTTCCCATCTGGCTATGCTTACACGCCAGGTACTATTCCTGATTGGACAAGCTGGGAGTTCATCAAGAACGTGGGTTACCACGCTGTACTACCTCTATTCTGTGCAACCATCGTTCAAATTGGTGGCTTCCTAGTTAACATGCGTAACAACATGATCAACCTTCTCGCCGAAGACTATATCACGATGGCTAAAGGTAAAGGGCTGAGTGAAAACCGCGTCGTCTTTAATTACGCCGCACGTAACGCACTACTTCCAAGTGTTACCGCACTGTCTATGTCTTTAGGTATGGCCATTGGAGGTCAATTAATCATCGAGATGATTTTCAACTACCCAGGCCTAGGTACTGTTCTATTGAACGCAATTCACGCTCGTGACTACCAAGTACTTCAAGGTCAGTTAATTATCATGACGATGTTCATGCTGTGCTTCAACTTAATGGCTGACATGCTGTACATGATTCTAGACCCTCGCCTACGTACGGGAGGCAAATAATCATGAAAGAACTATTCAAACTTATTTTAGGTAACGCATTTGCTCGCATTGGTCTTGGCATTGTTACGCTGTTCGTGTTCGTTGCGATTGCCGCTCCTTTACTTACAAAGCATGCGCCAGACAAGCGAACCGGTAACCCACACGAATACCCAAGCTTTGTTGTAAAACAGGCACAAAACAACCCTGATGGTTGGGTCGCTAAAAACCTAGCAGACGATCGTCGTACACTGCTTATATCTAAAAAGGCCGACCACGTATTAGGTACTAGCCGAATGGGTCGCGATATCTGGTCGCAGGTGGCTTACGGTGCACGAGTATCACTGGGTGTAGGCTTTGGTGCTGGCATCATCGTGTGTTTCTTAGCAACAGTCATTGGTATATCGGCAGGTTACTTCGGCGGTAAAGTGGATGACATATTGAGTGCCGCAATGAACATCATGTTAGTAATTCCGCAGTATCCATTGCTATTCGTGCTGGCGGCCTTTATCGGTGAAGCAGGCCCACTCACCATTGCCTTGATTATCGCTGGTACTTCTTGGGCATGGGGTGCACGTGTTGTCCGCTCTCAAACTATGGCACTACGCGAGAAAGAGTTCGTTAAAGCTGCCGAAGTATTGGGAGAGTCTTCATTCCGTATCATCTTCGTTGAGATTTTACCAAACCTTATCCCGATTGTCGGTGCGAGCTTCATTGGCTCAGTAATGCTGGCGATCAACACTGAAGCGGTCATTTCGTTCCTAGGTTTGGGTGATGCCAACACGATCAGTTGGGGCATCATGCTTTACAACGTGCAAACCTCATCAGCCATGCTGATTGGCGCATGGTGGGAAGTCCTAGCACCGTGTATTGCCCTAACACTACTGGTTACTGGTCTTGCTCTGTTGAACTTTGCCGTTGACGAAATTGCGAACCCTCAACTTCGTTCTCACAAAGGCATGAAACGCTGGAAAAAACTAGCAGCAAAAGACAAGAAAGAACGTGAGCCTGAACTGGCACCACAAAATGCACTATGGAGCGGAGATAAATAATCATGACTGCACCACTAATTTCCATCCGTAACCTATGCG encodes:
- a CDS encoding hybrid sensor histidine kinase/response regulator, producing MFKFYKKQKFKRLQSTLMTAFLVLSITPLTITAIFFLQSHSKDLQEQSTSHLLSVRDTKQQQIIDYFEARETEVMGFVRSELAYASGGRFYGLVNAFSRLGNDIEESRKNAQQRYIEGSGDQIKTSTLPESSNYVGSERYRLLHKRYHWAYLELLKRSDFNDILLVDINGNVTYSINKDDNYGTNLLSGPYKDSALGKTFKRLADDVTERRKVNEDYTPVIVSDFELEGGKSVAWLGAPIVQQGYLHSYAMFRLPNNGITKLAADANRESSINTLLVGNDHQPRTINTKQDDIKNSLEVIDKALSGAFGVGTYTNGLGEEIIAAYAPIETRGVIWALVVQLPENEAFARIHQLEKLFVIAMLIAIILVVIASHYLSNFITSPLLKLTWVAEKVSAGDLDDTSFNTVRKDEIGRLALSFERMQRSIREKIQTIKKQNEELESNIQIIQKQNEELQLADKLKDEFLATTSHELRTPLHGMVGIAETLASGANGAIPASQKYQLDIIIKSGQRLANLVDDLLDYHKMRYGSMDIQKSAVSLGSATRLVLELSSHLLGSKTIRIINQVPADLKAVSADPQRLEQVLYNLIGNAIKYTSEGKIVISANVVDDHVRVQVVDTGQGIPAEQLEHIFEPLIQAGQDASRYRQGAGLGLSISRQLIELMGGSLYVSSQPMVGTTFSFTLPLASEEEIQATQTLAAHGHFQIPEVNVENSEDLSLPENPDGPLLYVADDEPVNLRVLESFLRLEGYRVRTVSDGPETLALVEQEKPELLLLDIMMPGMSGYQVCSELRETYDHAELPIIMLTALSQTEDRVRGFEAGANDYLSKPFNKQELAARIQAHLTASKAEMRHMENKVLESELRQRAVVEASLLETQGRLLEQLESAPEAIICLREDKRIRFANEAACKLFKRSLEQLKRSSADELIAPKYLTVKQPHYCGKIDIYIEDIRQNIEADILKLPEGSGLDIMYIFNVGGGASAARIHNLETAVEVLSSYAFDGDKDQLQKLKELGGEFTRLADKALGNKKDKQELMREVLVDAMTHALEYWESVTGESKFAFAEQSGLWRVYLDRSTLQTRTLDKYMRIETLPKTPRWRTVLSSIEFILEHCKEQSPERAYIEAQRDKLQRLLTS
- a CDS encoding ABC transporter substrate-binding protein, coding for MLANIKKTALATAIIATATTGFASVATAAERSELTIHPKEFTTFVRNFNPFLGATNLHTTTDFIYEPLVVFNEMHGNTPVFRLAENFTMADDLMSVTFDIRKGVKWSDGKAFTADDVVYSFNLVKEKPELDQSGINSWVTGVEKVNDYQVKFRLSEANSNVPYEIAKVPVVPKHVWSKVKDPATFTNENPVGSGPFTEIDTFTPQLYIQCENPNYWDADNLDVDCLRVPQIANNDQFLGKIVNGEMDWTSSFVPDIDRTYAAASPNHHYWYPPAGTQAFVVNFKNPDAAKNEALTNVDFRRAFSMALDRQTIIDIAFYGGGTVNDFASGLGYAFEAWSDEETHNKYKGYNTYNAEGAKKLLAKAGFKDVNKDGFVDTPSGKSFELLIQSPNGWTDFNNTVQLAVEQLAEVGIKARARTPDFSVYNQAMLEGTYDVAYTNYFHGADPHLYWDSGYNSKLQAGDGMPRFAMHFYKNDKLDGLLNSFYKTADKQEQLEIAHGIQKIIAQDQVTIPVLSGAYMYQYNTTRFTGWWNEENPKGRPNIWAGIPERLLHVLDLKPVK
- the rsmC gene encoding 16S rRNA (guanine(1207)-N(2))-methyltransferase RsmC — encoded protein: MSAYIAPSQIAQRQLEYFNGKHVLVAGEVEDLFPLELVAHCESVEVFTSNYSYYRQIQTSDKVKSHFGSVFDVETKADMVLLYWPKAKAEAEYLLAMLMAKLGINTEIVIVGENRSGIKSIEKMFQEYGPVNKYDSARRCSFYWGNCLNEPKPFNQADWFKSYTVTLGEQSLAVKSLPGVFSHGEFDLGSRLLLETLPKLSGKVLDFGCGAGVLGAFMAKANPEIAIEMCDINAYAITSSQATLEANGLSGRVFASDIYSDTAKDYRFIVSNPPFHSGLDTNYNAAETLLGQAPQYLTKDGEMVIVANSFLKYPPIIERAFNNCETLNKTNKFSIYYAKKS
- a CDS encoding ABC transporter permease; translated protein: MGYFLRRLSFYLVALLVAATLNFIIPRAMPGDPVTMMFANASVQVTPERIAAMKELLGFVDGPIYIQYFSYIKNILSWELGTSIQFYPLSVNSLLGSAFGWSLFLAGTAVVLSFSIASVLGIFAAWKRGSKYDAFVTPGTLIIQAIPQMVIAMLALFTFAIGLKWFPSGYAYTPGTIPDWTSWEFIKNVGYHAVLPLFCATIVQIGGFLVNMRNNMINLLAEDYITMAKGKGLSENRVVFNYAARNALLPSVTALSMSLGMAIGGQLIIEMIFNYPGLGTVLLNAIHARDYQVLQGQLIIMTMFMLCFNLMADMLYMILDPRLRTGGK
- a CDS encoding ABC transporter permease — protein: MKELFKLILGNAFARIGLGIVTLFVFVAIAAPLLTKHAPDKRTGNPHEYPSFVVKQAQNNPDGWVAKNLADDRRTLLISKKADHVLGTSRMGRDIWSQVAYGARVSLGVGFGAGIIVCFLATVIGISAGYFGGKVDDILSAAMNIMLVIPQYPLLFVLAAFIGEAGPLTIALIIAGTSWAWGARVVRSQTMALREKEFVKAAEVLGESSFRIIFVEILPNLIPIVGASFIGSVMLAINTEAVISFLGLGDANTISWGIMLYNVQTSSAMLIGAWWEVLAPCIALTLLVTGLALLNFAVDEIANPQLRSHKGMKRWKKLAAKDKKEREPELAPQNALWSGDK